The Daphnia pulex isolate KAP4 chromosome 3, ASM2113471v1 genome includes a region encoding these proteins:
- the LOC124190551 gene encoding uncharacterized protein LOC124190551 isoform X1, whose product MATDALGLKKAKKAQPSRQTRTTAKLEEPHFVVCGVTLSSNEDDDSFHETKKLKSDGIHKSSEKLDGNSLNKEQPNIQECAASNAVSMDLPGIDAEERLGSNDFLHWNGVAGLKEPFFPIHCKSIRIGSYRFTPVGQVLFSSKGIMLQAPVFHNHNESSEKSAVWVNVAIPTQQLMKVDAHFSQQLKVIFLNCLPSLCRQLSSKLGLPKSGPYWDSASEDESKKRLTLFPGNLNYATKNAIKKVFVPRGVYHEINHAEANRLLVFSASPEVRDALNRLHAGTSVPAETSVSSIDSPDVIGDKEDAIKDLPIDAEEKIGSNEFLRWKESGLKGPFVAVNCRFVRIGSYKFIPVGQVLFSSKGIMLQAPVFHNHNESSEKSAVWVNVAIPTQQLMKVDAHFSQQLKVIFLNCLPKFCRQLSSKLGLTKSGPYWDSASEDESQQRLILLLVNLEYAEKNAIRQVFFPQGVYDEIDHSEANRLLVFSAPPEVRDALNRLRAGTSVSAERSVLTTVTMVAQKTLPKSNDYSRYVVFKQAVWCCCYVLMFAQCLLPDIS is encoded by the exons ATGGCAACCGACGCCCTCGGActcaaaaaggcaaaaaaagcTCAACCTTCTAGACAGACTAGGACTACAGCCAAGTTAGAAGAGCCACACTTTGTAGTCTGTGGTGTAACACTGAGTAGcaatgaagatgatgattcCTTTCACGAAACCAAAAAACTCAAATCTGATGGTATCCACAAATCCTCTGAAAAATTGGATGGCAACTCTTTGAACAAAGAACAGCCAAACATTCAAGAAT GTGCAGCGTCAAATGCTGTTTCAATGGATTTACCTGGTATTGATGCAGAAGAAAGGCTTGGATCAAATGATTTTCTCCATTGGAATGGAGTTGCTGGATTGAAGGAACCTTTCTTTCCCATACACTGCAAGTCTATTCGAATTGGATCATACAGGTTTACTCCAGTGGGCCAGGTTTTATTCTCATCCAAAGGAATTATGCTACAAGCTCCAGTTTTTCACAACCATAACGAGTCATCAGAAAAGAGTGCAGTATGGGTCAATGTAGCTATCCCAACTCAGCAACTAATGAAAGTGGATGCTCATTTCAGCCAACAGCTTAAAGTCATCTTCTTAAATTGTCTTCCAAGCTTGTGTCGACAGCTTTCGTCAAAATTGGGGTTACCCAAAAGTGGTCCATACTGGGATTCTGCTAGCGAAGACGAAAGTAAAAAACGATTAACCCTTTTTCCCGGCAATTTGAACTATGCAACGAAGAACGCTATAAAAAAAGTCTTCGTTCCTCGAGGTGTCTATCATGAAATTAATCATGCCGAGGCCAACCGACTCTTGGTTTTTTCTGCATCTCCAGAAGTTCGTGATGCGCTTAATCGTCTCCACGCAGGAACTTCGGTACCAGCAGAAACGAGTGTTTCGTCGATAGATTCGCCAGATGTGATTGGTGACAAAGAAGATGCTATTAAAG ATTTACCTATTGATGCAGAAGAGAAAATTGGATCAAATGAGTTTCTCCGTTGGAAGGAAAGTGGATTGAAGGGACCTTTCGTTGCCGTAAACTGCCGGTTTGTTCGTATAGGATCATATAAGTTTATTCCAGTGGGACAGGTGTTATTCTCGTCCAAAGGAATTATGCTACAAGCTCCAGTTTTTCACAACCATAACGAGTCATCAGAAAAGAGTGCTGTATGGGTCAATGTAGCTATCCCAACTCAGCAACTAATGAAAGTGGATGCTCATTTCAGCCAACAGCTTAAAGTCATCTTCTTAAACTGTCTTCCAAAATTTTGTCGCCAGCTTTCGTCAAAATTGGGGTTAACCAAAAGTGGTCCATATTGGGATTCTGCTAGCGAAGACGAAAGTCAACAACGATTGATATTGCTGCTCGTTAATTTGGAATATGCAGAGAAGAACGCAATCAGACAAGTTTTCTTTCCTCAAGGTGTTTATGACGAAATTGACCATTCCGAGGCCAACCGACTCTTGGTTTTTTCTGCACCTCCAGAAGTTCGTGATGCGCTCAATCGTCTCCGCGCCGGAACTTCGGTATCAGCGGAAAGGAGTGTTTTGACAACTGTAACCATGGTGGCGCAGAAGACGTTACCAAAGTCGAA tGATTATTCCAGGTACGTGGTATTCAAGCAAGCA
- the LOC124190551 gene encoding uncharacterized protein LOC124190551 isoform X2, translated as MATDALGLKKAKKAQPSRQTRTTAKLEEPHFVVCGVTLSSNEDDDSFHETKKLKSDGIHKSSEKLDGNSLNKEQPNIQECAASNAVSMDLPGIDAEERLGSNDFLHWNGVAGLKEPFFPIHCKSIRIGSYRFTPVGQVLFSSKGIMLQAPVFHNHNESSEKSAVWVNVAIPTQQLMKVDAHFSQQLKVIFLNCLPSLCRQLSSKLGLPKSGPYWDSASEDESKKRLTLFPGNLNYATKNAIKKVFVPRGVYHEINHAEANRLLVFSASPEVRDALNRLHAGTSVPAETSVSSIDSPDVIGDKEDAIKDLPIDAEEKIGSNEFLRWKESGLKGPFVAVNCRFVRIGSYKFIPVGQVLFSSKGIMLQAPVFHNHNESSEKSAVWVNVAIPTQQLMKVDAHFSQQLKVIFLNCLPKFCRQLSSKLGLTKSGPYWDSASEDESQQRLILLLVNLEYAEKNAIRQVFFPQGVYDEIDHSEANRLLVFSAPPEVRDALNRLRAGTSVSAERSVLTTVTMVAQKTLPKSKYVVFKQAVWCCCYVLMFAQCLLPDIS; from the exons ATGGCAACCGACGCCCTCGGActcaaaaaggcaaaaaaagcTCAACCTTCTAGACAGACTAGGACTACAGCCAAGTTAGAAGAGCCACACTTTGTAGTCTGTGGTGTAACACTGAGTAGcaatgaagatgatgattcCTTTCACGAAACCAAAAAACTCAAATCTGATGGTATCCACAAATCCTCTGAAAAATTGGATGGCAACTCTTTGAACAAAGAACAGCCAAACATTCAAGAAT GTGCAGCGTCAAATGCTGTTTCAATGGATTTACCTGGTATTGATGCAGAAGAAAGGCTTGGATCAAATGATTTTCTCCATTGGAATGGAGTTGCTGGATTGAAGGAACCTTTCTTTCCCATACACTGCAAGTCTATTCGAATTGGATCATACAGGTTTACTCCAGTGGGCCAGGTTTTATTCTCATCCAAAGGAATTATGCTACAAGCTCCAGTTTTTCACAACCATAACGAGTCATCAGAAAAGAGTGCAGTATGGGTCAATGTAGCTATCCCAACTCAGCAACTAATGAAAGTGGATGCTCATTTCAGCCAACAGCTTAAAGTCATCTTCTTAAATTGTCTTCCAAGCTTGTGTCGACAGCTTTCGTCAAAATTGGGGTTACCCAAAAGTGGTCCATACTGGGATTCTGCTAGCGAAGACGAAAGTAAAAAACGATTAACCCTTTTTCCCGGCAATTTGAACTATGCAACGAAGAACGCTATAAAAAAAGTCTTCGTTCCTCGAGGTGTCTATCATGAAATTAATCATGCCGAGGCCAACCGACTCTTGGTTTTTTCTGCATCTCCAGAAGTTCGTGATGCGCTTAATCGTCTCCACGCAGGAACTTCGGTACCAGCAGAAACGAGTGTTTCGTCGATAGATTCGCCAGATGTGATTGGTGACAAAGAAGATGCTATTAAAG ATTTACCTATTGATGCAGAAGAGAAAATTGGATCAAATGAGTTTCTCCGTTGGAAGGAAAGTGGATTGAAGGGACCTTTCGTTGCCGTAAACTGCCGGTTTGTTCGTATAGGATCATATAAGTTTATTCCAGTGGGACAGGTGTTATTCTCGTCCAAAGGAATTATGCTACAAGCTCCAGTTTTTCACAACCATAACGAGTCATCAGAAAAGAGTGCTGTATGGGTCAATGTAGCTATCCCAACTCAGCAACTAATGAAAGTGGATGCTCATTTCAGCCAACAGCTTAAAGTCATCTTCTTAAACTGTCTTCCAAAATTTTGTCGCCAGCTTTCGTCAAAATTGGGGTTAACCAAAAGTGGTCCATATTGGGATTCTGCTAGCGAAGACGAAAGTCAACAACGATTGATATTGCTGCTCGTTAATTTGGAATATGCAGAGAAGAACGCAATCAGACAAGTTTTCTTTCCTCAAGGTGTTTATGACGAAATTGACCATTCCGAGGCCAACCGACTCTTGGTTTTTTCTGCACCTCCAGAAGTTCGTGATGCGCTCAATCGTCTCCGCGCCGGAACTTCGGTATCAGCGGAAAGGAGTGTTTTGACAACTGTAACCATGGTGGCGCAGAAGACGTTACCAAAGTCGAA GTACGTGGTATTCAAGCAAGCA